The following proteins are co-located in the Theropithecus gelada isolate Dixy chromosome 19, Tgel_1.0, whole genome shotgun sequence genome:
- the LRP3 gene encoding low-density lipoprotein receptor-related protein 3 isoform X2 codes for MEKRAAAGLEGAPGARAQLAVVCLVNIFLTGRLSSAVPALACSGKLEQHTERRGVIYSPAWPLNYPPGTNCSWYIQGDRGDMITISFRNFDVEESHQCSLDWLLLGPAAPPRQEAFRLCGSAIPPAFISARDHVWIFFHSDASSSGQAQGFRLSYIRGKLGQASCQADEFRCDNGKCLPGPWQCNAVDECGDGSDEGNCSAPASEPPGSLCPGGTFPCSGARSTRCLPVERRCDGLQDCGDGSDEAGCPDLACGRRLGSFYGSFASPDLFGAARGPSDLHCTWLVDTQDSRRVLLQLELRLGYDDYVQVYEGLGERGDRLLQTLSYRSNHRPVSLEAAQGRLTVAYHARARSAGHGFNATYQVKGYCLPWEQPCGSSSDSDGGSAGDQGCFSEPQRCDGWWHCASGRDEQGCPACPPDQYPCEGGSGLCYTPADRCNNQKSCPDGADEKNCFSCQPGTFHCGTNLCIFETWRCDGQEDCQDGSDEHGCLAAVPRKVITAALIGSLVCGLLLVIALGCAFKLYSLRTQEYRSRAAQPCRPLPTASRAFETQMTRLEAEFVRREAPPSYGQLIAQGLIPPVEDFPVYSASQASVLQNLRTAMRRQMRRHASRRGPSRRRLGRLWNRLFHRPRVPRGQIPLLTAARPSQTVLGDGFLQPAPGAAPDPPAPLTDTGSPRVAGDGPPSAPSHAPEVGPSGPPLPSGLRDPQCRPVDKDRKVCREPLADGPAPADAPREPCSAQDPHPQASTASSTLGPHSPEPLGVCRSPPPPCSPMLEASDDEALLVC; via the exons ATGGAGAAGCGCGCGGCCGCGGGGCTGGAGGGCGCGCCGGGCGCCCGGGCGCAGCTGGCCGTCGTCTGTTTGG TGAACATCTTTCTCACCGGGAGGCTCAGCAGTGCGGTTCCTGCCTTAG CCTGCAGCGGGAAGCTGGAGCAGCACACGGAGCGGCGTGGGGTCATCTACAGCCCGGCCTGGCCCCTCAACTACCCGCCAGGCACCAACTGCAGCTGGTACATCCAGGGCGACCGTGGCGACATGATTACCATCAG CTTCCGCAACTTTGATGTGGAGGAGTCCCACCAGTGCTCCCTGGACTGGCTCCTGCTGGGCCCAGCGGCCCCGCCCCGCCAGGAGGCCTTCCGCCTCTGTGGCTCTGCCATCCCGCCTGCCTTCATCTCTGCCCGCGACCACGTCTGGATTTTCTTCCACTCAGACGCCTCCAGCTCCGGCCAGGCCCAGGGCTTCCGTCTGTCTTACATCCGAG GGAAGCTGGGCCAGGCGTCCTGCCAGGCAGATGAGTTCCGCTGTGACAATGGCAAGTGCCTGCCCGGCCCGTGGCAGTGCAACGCAGTGGATGAGTGTGGAGACGGCTCTGATGAGGGCAACTGCTCCGCGCCCGCCTCGGAGCCTCCAGGCAGCCTGTGTCCCGGGGGGACCTTTCCGTGCAGCGGGGCGCGCTCCACGCGCTGCCTGCCTGTGGAGCGGCGCTGTGACGGCTTGCAGGACTGCGGCGATGGCTCGGATGAGGCGGGCTGCCCCGACTTGGCGTGCGGCAGGCGGCTGGGCAGCTTCTACGGCTCCTTTGCCTCCCCAGACCTGTTCGGCGCGGCCCGTGGGCCCTCGGATCTTCACTGCACATGGCTGGTGGACACGCAGGACTCGCGGCGGGTGCTGCTGCAGCTGGAACTGCGGCTGGGCTACGACGACTACGTGCAGGTATACGAGGGCCTGGGTGAGCGCGGGGACCGCCTGCTGCAGACGCTGTCCTACCGCAGCAACCACCGGCCCGTGAGCCTGGAGGCCGCCCAGGGCCGCCTCACCGTGGCGTACCATGCGCGCGCCCGCAGCGCCGGCCACGGCTTCAACGCCACCTATCAGGTGAAGGGCTATTGCCTTCCCTGGGAGCAGCCGTGCGGGAGCAGCAGTGACAGTGATGGGGGCAGCGCGGGCGACCAGGGCTGCTTCTCGGAACCACAGCGCTGCGACGGCTGGTGGCATTGCGCCAGCGGCCGAGACGAGCAGGGTTGCCCTGCCTGCCCGCCCGATCAGTACCCCTGCGAGGGTGGCAGTGGTCTGTGCTACACGCCTGCCGACCGTTGCAACAACCAGAAAAGCTGCCCCGACGGTGCGGACGAGAAGAACTGCTTCTCCTGCCAGCCCGGCACCTTCCACTGCGGTACCAACCTGTGCATCTTCGAGACGTGGCGCTGTGACGGCCAGGAAGACTGCCAGGACGGCAGCGATGAGCACGGGTGCCTGGCTGCCGTGCCCCGCAAGGTCATCACTGCGGCGCTCATCGGCAGCCTGGTGTGCGGCCTGCTGCTGGTCATCGCGCTGGGCTGCGCCTTCAAGCTCTACTCACTGCGCACGCAGGAGTACAG GTCCCGGGCAGCCCAGCCATGTCGCCCTCTGCCCACCGCTTCCAGGGCCTTCGAGACCCAGATGACGCGCCTGGAGGCTGAGTTCGTGCGGCGGGAGGCACCTCCATCCTATGGTCAGCTCATCGCGCAGGGCCTCATTCCACCCGTGGAGGACTTTCCTGTCTACAGTGCCTCCCAG GCCTCTGTGCTGCAGAATCTTCGCACAGCCATGCGGAGACAGATGCGTCGGCACGCCTCCCGTCGGGGGCCCTCCCGCCGCCGCCTTGGCCGCCTCTGGAACCGGCTCTTTCACCGGCCGCGGGTGCCCCGAGGCCAGATCCCACTGCTGACCGCAGCACGCCCCTCACAGACCGTGCTGGGTGATGGGTTCCTCCAGCCTGCTCCAGGGGCTGCCCCCGACCCCCCAGCACCGCTCACGGACACAGGCAGCCCCAGGGTGGCCGGAGATGGGCCCCCCAGTGCCCCCAGCCATGCACCAGAGGTGGGACCTTCAGGGCCACCCTTGCCATCAGGCCTGCGAGACCCACAGTGCAGGCCTGTGGACAAGGACAGAAAGGTCTGCAGGGAGCCACTGGCAGACGGTCCAGCTCCTGCGGATGCACCTCGGGAGCCCTGCTCAGCCCAGGACCCGCACCCCCAGGCCTCCACTGCCAGCAGCACCCTGGGCCCCCACTCGCCAGAGCCACTGGGGGTCTGCAGGAGCCCCCCGCCCCCTTGCTCCCCAATGCTGGAGGCCAGCGATGACGAGGCCCTGTTGGTCTGTTGA
- the LRP3 gene encoding low-density lipoprotein receptor-related protein 3 isoform X3: MEKRAAAGLEGAPGARAQLAVVCLVNIFLTGRLSSAVPALAACSGKLEQHTERRGVIYSPAWPLNYPPGTNCSWYIQGDRGDMITISFRNFDVEESHQCSLDWLLLGPAAPPRQEAFRLCGSAIPPAFISARDHVWIFFHSDASSSGQAQGFRLSYIRGKLGQASCQADEFRCDNGKCLPGPWQCNAVDECGDGSDEGNCSAPASEPPGSLCPGGTFPCSGARSTRCLPVERRCDGLQDCGDGSDEAGCPDLACGRRLGSFYGSFASPDLFGAARGPSDLHCTWLVDTQDSRRVLLQLELRLGYDDYVQVYEGLGERGDRLLQTLSYRSNHRPVSLEAAQGRLTVAYHARARSAGHGFNATYQVKGYCLPWEQPCGSSSDSDGGSAGDQGCFSEPQRCDGWWHCASGRDEQGCPACPPDQYPCEGGSGLCYTPADRCNNQKSCPDGADEKNCFSCQPGTFHCGTNLCIFETWRCDGQEDCQDGSDEHGCLAAVPRKVITAALIGSLVCGLLLVIALGCAFKLYSLRTQEYRAFETQMTRLEAEFVRREAPPSYGQLIAQGLIPPVEDFPVYSASQASVLQNLRTAMRRQMRRHASRRGPSRRRLGRLWNRLFHRPRVPRGQIPLLTAARPSQTVLGDGFLQPAPGAAPDPPAPLTDTGSPRVAGDGPPSAPSHAPEVGPSGPPLPSGLRDPQCRPVDKDRKVCREPLADGPAPADAPREPCSAQDPHPQASTASSTLGPHSPEPLGVCRSPPPPCSPMLEASDDEALLVC, encoded by the exons ATGGAGAAGCGCGCGGCCGCGGGGCTGGAGGGCGCGCCGGGCGCCCGGGCGCAGCTGGCCGTCGTCTGTTTGG TGAACATCTTTCTCACCGGGAGGCTCAGCAGTGCGGTTCCTGCCTTAG CAGCCTGCAGCGGGAAGCTGGAGCAGCACACGGAGCGGCGTGGGGTCATCTACAGCCCGGCCTGGCCCCTCAACTACCCGCCAGGCACCAACTGCAGCTGGTACATCCAGGGCGACCGTGGCGACATGATTACCATCAG CTTCCGCAACTTTGATGTGGAGGAGTCCCACCAGTGCTCCCTGGACTGGCTCCTGCTGGGCCCAGCGGCCCCGCCCCGCCAGGAGGCCTTCCGCCTCTGTGGCTCTGCCATCCCGCCTGCCTTCATCTCTGCCCGCGACCACGTCTGGATTTTCTTCCACTCAGACGCCTCCAGCTCCGGCCAGGCCCAGGGCTTCCGTCTGTCTTACATCCGAG GGAAGCTGGGCCAGGCGTCCTGCCAGGCAGATGAGTTCCGCTGTGACAATGGCAAGTGCCTGCCCGGCCCGTGGCAGTGCAACGCAGTGGATGAGTGTGGAGACGGCTCTGATGAGGGCAACTGCTCCGCGCCCGCCTCGGAGCCTCCAGGCAGCCTGTGTCCCGGGGGGACCTTTCCGTGCAGCGGGGCGCGCTCCACGCGCTGCCTGCCTGTGGAGCGGCGCTGTGACGGCTTGCAGGACTGCGGCGATGGCTCGGATGAGGCGGGCTGCCCCGACTTGGCGTGCGGCAGGCGGCTGGGCAGCTTCTACGGCTCCTTTGCCTCCCCAGACCTGTTCGGCGCGGCCCGTGGGCCCTCGGATCTTCACTGCACATGGCTGGTGGACACGCAGGACTCGCGGCGGGTGCTGCTGCAGCTGGAACTGCGGCTGGGCTACGACGACTACGTGCAGGTATACGAGGGCCTGGGTGAGCGCGGGGACCGCCTGCTGCAGACGCTGTCCTACCGCAGCAACCACCGGCCCGTGAGCCTGGAGGCCGCCCAGGGCCGCCTCACCGTGGCGTACCATGCGCGCGCCCGCAGCGCCGGCCACGGCTTCAACGCCACCTATCAGGTGAAGGGCTATTGCCTTCCCTGGGAGCAGCCGTGCGGGAGCAGCAGTGACAGTGATGGGGGCAGCGCGGGCGACCAGGGCTGCTTCTCGGAACCACAGCGCTGCGACGGCTGGTGGCATTGCGCCAGCGGCCGAGACGAGCAGGGTTGCCCTGCCTGCCCGCCCGATCAGTACCCCTGCGAGGGTGGCAGTGGTCTGTGCTACACGCCTGCCGACCGTTGCAACAACCAGAAAAGCTGCCCCGACGGTGCGGACGAGAAGAACTGCTTCTCCTGCCAGCCCGGCACCTTCCACTGCGGTACCAACCTGTGCATCTTCGAGACGTGGCGCTGTGACGGCCAGGAAGACTGCCAGGACGGCAGCGATGAGCACGGGTGCCTGGCTGCCGTGCCCCGCAAGGTCATCACTGCGGCGCTCATCGGCAGCCTGGTGTGCGGCCTGCTGCTGGTCATCGCGCTGGGCTGCGCCTTCAAGCTCTACTCACTGCGCACGCAGGAGTACAG GGCCTTCGAGACCCAGATGACGCGCCTGGAGGCTGAGTTCGTGCGGCGGGAGGCACCTCCATCCTATGGTCAGCTCATCGCGCAGGGCCTCATTCCACCCGTGGAGGACTTTCCTGTCTACAGTGCCTCCCAG GCCTCTGTGCTGCAGAATCTTCGCACAGCCATGCGGAGACAGATGCGTCGGCACGCCTCCCGTCGGGGGCCCTCCCGCCGCCGCCTTGGCCGCCTCTGGAACCGGCTCTTTCACCGGCCGCGGGTGCCCCGAGGCCAGATCCCACTGCTGACCGCAGCACGCCCCTCACAGACCGTGCTGGGTGATGGGTTCCTCCAGCCTGCTCCAGGGGCTGCCCCCGACCCCCCAGCACCGCTCACGGACACAGGCAGCCCCAGGGTGGCCGGAGATGGGCCCCCCAGTGCCCCCAGCCATGCACCAGAGGTGGGACCTTCAGGGCCACCCTTGCCATCAGGCCTGCGAGACCCACAGTGCAGGCCTGTGGACAAGGACAGAAAGGTCTGCAGGGAGCCACTGGCAGACGGTCCAGCTCCTGCGGATGCACCTCGGGAGCCCTGCTCAGCCCAGGACCCGCACCCCCAGGCCTCCACTGCCAGCAGCACCCTGGGCCCCCACTCGCCAGAGCCACTGGGGGTCTGCAGGAGCCCCCCGCCCCCTTGCTCCCCAATGCTGGAGGCCAGCGATGACGAGGCCCTGTTGGTCTGTTGA
- the LRP3 gene encoding low-density lipoprotein receptor-related protein 3 isoform X1 → MEKRAAAGLEGAPGARAQLAVVCLVNIFLTGRLSSAVPALAACSGKLEQHTERRGVIYSPAWPLNYPPGTNCSWYIQGDRGDMITISFRNFDVEESHQCSLDWLLLGPAAPPRQEAFRLCGSAIPPAFISARDHVWIFFHSDASSSGQAQGFRLSYIRGKLGQASCQADEFRCDNGKCLPGPWQCNAVDECGDGSDEGNCSAPASEPPGSLCPGGTFPCSGARSTRCLPVERRCDGLQDCGDGSDEAGCPDLACGRRLGSFYGSFASPDLFGAARGPSDLHCTWLVDTQDSRRVLLQLELRLGYDDYVQVYEGLGERGDRLLQTLSYRSNHRPVSLEAAQGRLTVAYHARARSAGHGFNATYQVKGYCLPWEQPCGSSSDSDGGSAGDQGCFSEPQRCDGWWHCASGRDEQGCPACPPDQYPCEGGSGLCYTPADRCNNQKSCPDGADEKNCFSCQPGTFHCGTNLCIFETWRCDGQEDCQDGSDEHGCLAAVPRKVITAALIGSLVCGLLLVIALGCAFKLYSLRTQEYRSRAAQPCRPLPTASRAFETQMTRLEAEFVRREAPPSYGQLIAQGLIPPVEDFPVYSASQASVLQNLRTAMRRQMRRHASRRGPSRRRLGRLWNRLFHRPRVPRGQIPLLTAARPSQTVLGDGFLQPAPGAAPDPPAPLTDTGSPRVAGDGPPSAPSHAPEVGPSGPPLPSGLRDPQCRPVDKDRKVCREPLADGPAPADAPREPCSAQDPHPQASTASSTLGPHSPEPLGVCRSPPPPCSPMLEASDDEALLVC, encoded by the exons ATGGAGAAGCGCGCGGCCGCGGGGCTGGAGGGCGCGCCGGGCGCCCGGGCGCAGCTGGCCGTCGTCTGTTTGG TGAACATCTTTCTCACCGGGAGGCTCAGCAGTGCGGTTCCTGCCTTAG CAGCCTGCAGCGGGAAGCTGGAGCAGCACACGGAGCGGCGTGGGGTCATCTACAGCCCGGCCTGGCCCCTCAACTACCCGCCAGGCACCAACTGCAGCTGGTACATCCAGGGCGACCGTGGCGACATGATTACCATCAG CTTCCGCAACTTTGATGTGGAGGAGTCCCACCAGTGCTCCCTGGACTGGCTCCTGCTGGGCCCAGCGGCCCCGCCCCGCCAGGAGGCCTTCCGCCTCTGTGGCTCTGCCATCCCGCCTGCCTTCATCTCTGCCCGCGACCACGTCTGGATTTTCTTCCACTCAGACGCCTCCAGCTCCGGCCAGGCCCAGGGCTTCCGTCTGTCTTACATCCGAG GGAAGCTGGGCCAGGCGTCCTGCCAGGCAGATGAGTTCCGCTGTGACAATGGCAAGTGCCTGCCCGGCCCGTGGCAGTGCAACGCAGTGGATGAGTGTGGAGACGGCTCTGATGAGGGCAACTGCTCCGCGCCCGCCTCGGAGCCTCCAGGCAGCCTGTGTCCCGGGGGGACCTTTCCGTGCAGCGGGGCGCGCTCCACGCGCTGCCTGCCTGTGGAGCGGCGCTGTGACGGCTTGCAGGACTGCGGCGATGGCTCGGATGAGGCGGGCTGCCCCGACTTGGCGTGCGGCAGGCGGCTGGGCAGCTTCTACGGCTCCTTTGCCTCCCCAGACCTGTTCGGCGCGGCCCGTGGGCCCTCGGATCTTCACTGCACATGGCTGGTGGACACGCAGGACTCGCGGCGGGTGCTGCTGCAGCTGGAACTGCGGCTGGGCTACGACGACTACGTGCAGGTATACGAGGGCCTGGGTGAGCGCGGGGACCGCCTGCTGCAGACGCTGTCCTACCGCAGCAACCACCGGCCCGTGAGCCTGGAGGCCGCCCAGGGCCGCCTCACCGTGGCGTACCATGCGCGCGCCCGCAGCGCCGGCCACGGCTTCAACGCCACCTATCAGGTGAAGGGCTATTGCCTTCCCTGGGAGCAGCCGTGCGGGAGCAGCAGTGACAGTGATGGGGGCAGCGCGGGCGACCAGGGCTGCTTCTCGGAACCACAGCGCTGCGACGGCTGGTGGCATTGCGCCAGCGGCCGAGACGAGCAGGGTTGCCCTGCCTGCCCGCCCGATCAGTACCCCTGCGAGGGTGGCAGTGGTCTGTGCTACACGCCTGCCGACCGTTGCAACAACCAGAAAAGCTGCCCCGACGGTGCGGACGAGAAGAACTGCTTCTCCTGCCAGCCCGGCACCTTCCACTGCGGTACCAACCTGTGCATCTTCGAGACGTGGCGCTGTGACGGCCAGGAAGACTGCCAGGACGGCAGCGATGAGCACGGGTGCCTGGCTGCCGTGCCCCGCAAGGTCATCACTGCGGCGCTCATCGGCAGCCTGGTGTGCGGCCTGCTGCTGGTCATCGCGCTGGGCTGCGCCTTCAAGCTCTACTCACTGCGCACGCAGGAGTACAG GTCCCGGGCAGCCCAGCCATGTCGCCCTCTGCCCACCGCTTCCAGGGCCTTCGAGACCCAGATGACGCGCCTGGAGGCTGAGTTCGTGCGGCGGGAGGCACCTCCATCCTATGGTCAGCTCATCGCGCAGGGCCTCATTCCACCCGTGGAGGACTTTCCTGTCTACAGTGCCTCCCAG GCCTCTGTGCTGCAGAATCTTCGCACAGCCATGCGGAGACAGATGCGTCGGCACGCCTCCCGTCGGGGGCCCTCCCGCCGCCGCCTTGGCCGCCTCTGGAACCGGCTCTTTCACCGGCCGCGGGTGCCCCGAGGCCAGATCCCACTGCTGACCGCAGCACGCCCCTCACAGACCGTGCTGGGTGATGGGTTCCTCCAGCCTGCTCCAGGGGCTGCCCCCGACCCCCCAGCACCGCTCACGGACACAGGCAGCCCCAGGGTGGCCGGAGATGGGCCCCCCAGTGCCCCCAGCCATGCACCAGAGGTGGGACCTTCAGGGCCACCCTTGCCATCAGGCCTGCGAGACCCACAGTGCAGGCCTGTGGACAAGGACAGAAAGGTCTGCAGGGAGCCACTGGCAGACGGTCCAGCTCCTGCGGATGCACCTCGGGAGCCCTGCTCAGCCCAGGACCCGCACCCCCAGGCCTCCACTGCCAGCAGCACCCTGGGCCCCCACTCGCCAGAGCCACTGGGGGTCTGCAGGAGCCCCCCGCCCCCTTGCTCCCCAATGCTGGAGGCCAGCGATGACGAGGCCCTGTTGGTCTGTTGA